The stretch of DNA TTACATACCTACGGTTAGTTCGCGGAATACATGCTCCAGGCTTCTGTATTCCCTGTTCATTTCATACAATGTCCAGCCACTGTCTTTTATACAATTGAATACAGCTGGGCGCAAATCAACGTCAGCTCCAGTTAAAATCTGAACATGGCATAACTGGCCTTCATCACGTACATGCTGTACGTTTTTTACTCCTGATATGTTTTTCAAAGCATTCTGTATTACTTCAAATGTAGTCCCGCCAATGACACAATTTATACGAATGTCCTTACCCCGGGCACTTTTAAGCTCAGTGGTTGAATCATCAGCTACTATCGCACCCTTATCAATGATTATCACGCGATTACAGGTAGCTTCCACTTCCTGCAATATATGGGTTGACAGTATCACTGTTTTTTCCTTTCCCAGATCTTTAATAAGGTCACGGATTTCAACTATCTGGTTTGGATCAAGGCCGTTGGTTGGTTCATCCAGTATAAGTATGTCAGGATCATGCAATATAGCCTGCGCCAATCCCACGCGCTGCTTATATCCTTTAGAAAGCTCATTAATATTTTTATGTATTACTTCGGTTATGCCACACTGAATGGCAACATCTTTTATTTTTTCTTTATCATAAATTTGCCTGATTTCAGCCATAAAGTGGAGAAAGTCATATACCATCATATCGGGATATAATGGTGCAGATTCGGGCAAATATCCTATACGCTTTTTTATTTCTATAGGATTTTCATTAACTAGAAACTCATCCACGCTTACCATTCCACTGGTTGGCTGCAAGTAGCCAGTGAGGATGCGCAATGTAGTAGTTTTGCCTGCACCATTTGGCCCCAACAAACCAGTTATCTCACCTTTTCTGATTGTGAATGAAATACCATCAACAGCCTTAACGTCACCATAATGCTTTACCAGATTCCGTACGCTTATCATGTACCGCTATCCTCCTTAAAAAATAGGATTGTGAATTTGTCGTTATTTTTCATTCCAAACTATTGCTATGAAAATACTTTCAATATAATACAATATATATTATTGATGTGACAATATAAATATGGAAAACAAATGATGAAAATGTTACATATTATCTTTGTGCTCTGCCATAATCATCTTCAATGCGCTCTATATCATCTTCACCAAAGTATTCACCAAGCTGAACTTCAATGTACACTAAGTTTTGTGTTCCCGTATTTTCCACTCTGTGTAGCATATTGTAATCTATATCCACACTTACTCCTGGGGCAACATCAATTTCATGTTTATCAAGAGTAACCACGCCCTGACCAGACACAAAAAACCAGTGTTCTTTTCGCTTTTTATGGCGCTGCAGGCTTAATCGTTTTTTTGGGTATACCGTTATACGTTTAACCTTATGGGTTTCTGTGTCCGATAGTACCTCATAAAAGCCCCAGGGCCGGTGATCAGAATATATTGCTCTATCATCCATAATTATCCATTCCTCTGCATAAAGTGATTCATAAAATCTACCAGTGCCTTAACACCTTCAACGGGCATTGCATTGTAGAGAGATGCTCGTAATCCACCTACCGAGCGGTGCCCCTTTAATCCACTCAAGCCCTCCTTTTCTGCCTCTTTCACAAACTTATCTTCAAGTTGTTCATTTTGCATACGCCATACTATATTCATCTTTGAGCGGCTATGTTTATCAACGGGGCAATTATAGTACCCATTGCTTGAATCAATAGCATTGTAAAGCATTGCAGCTTTTTCGTCACGGCGCTTTTCAATTACCGATAGTCCCCCAATTGATTTAGTCCACCTGAGTGTAAGTGTTGTCATCCACACGGTAAACGTTGGCGGTGTATTATACAGTGAATTTTCTTTTGCGTGCAGGTCATACCGTAAATACGCTGGCACATCTTTTCTTGCTTTTTCTACAAGTTCTTTTTTCATAATAACCAGTGCCATACCTGCCGGTGCCAAATTCTTCTGAGTGCCTGCAAACAGCATGCTTACCTTATCCCACTCCACTGGCCTTGACATGATATCCGATGACATGTCAACAATTAATGGTATATTACCGGTACCGGGCATCTGTTGCCACTGTATGCCATCAATGGTTTCATTGGAACAAATATGCACATACTCAGCACCTGGTGTATACTCTAACTCACTCTGGTCTGGAATACGTCGATATTTTTCAGAAGCCCCATCCCAGATAACCCGAGGATTGCCAATGAGTTTTGCATCTTCAATGGCTTTCCTTGCCCAGGTCCCCGTTACCACAAAATCCGCAATTTTACCAGGGCCAAGGAATGCTATAGGAATCATACCAAATTGGAAAGTAGCACCACCCTGTATGAAAAGAATATAGTAATCATCCGGTACCTGTAAAATCTCTTTAATAAGTACTATGGCCTCATTATGTACCTCATCATATATTTTGCCACGGTGGCTCATTTCAATAAGAGACATGCCTGTGTTCTTATAATCAACAAGCTCCCTGCTTGCTTCTTCCAGTGCTGGCAACGGTAACATTGAAGGCCCTGATGAAAAATTATAGATACGTGCCATGTATTCTATTCTCCTTATAGAAGTATAACTATTCAAAAAGAGGTTATTATTTATAATTATCACATTCTACTTGATAAAAATGCTATTGATATGATACTGTTGTAAAAAATCAAGCAAATAAATCCAGAGGGGCTATCCCATGTCAGGAAAACTGTATATTGTTGCAACACCCATTGGCAATATGGAAGATATTACATTACGAGCTTTACGTATCCTGAAAGATGAAACTGATATAGTCTATTGCGAAGACACACGACAAACAGCAAAGCTTCTTGCTAATTATGATATACATGTACCCACACGCTCACTGCATACCCATTCAAGCAAGGCAAGGCTACAGAGCATTATTGTGGAATTAGAGTCAGGCAAAACAATTGCATATCTCACTGATTCTGGTACACCGGGAGTGTCTGATCCAGGTGGGCAACTGGTAGCGCTGGCACGCAAGCACAATATTCCTGTAATTCCTATTCCAGGGGCTTCGGCGGTCACAGCTATTATTTCAGTGTGTGGTTTCCCTGCAACGCAATTTTACTTTGCAGGTTTTTTAAGCAAAAAGGAAGGCAGGCGAAAAAGCCAGTTACAGGAACTATCGCACCTTGATGCTATTATTGTTTTGTACGAATCCCCTTACCGCATCATAAAATTATTGCACGCTATTGCCGAAGTAATGCCACAGGCTAAAATTTTCATTGGCAGGGAAATGACCAAACATTTTGAGGAATTTATTTATTGCAAGGCAGGAGATGTTGATTCAATTGCTAAAACGTTAACACAAAAGGGAGAGTTTGTAGTGGCTGTGTATAATCATGGTGAAAAAACTAACTAATTTTACAATTTTATCTTGACAGTATAAAAATGTAAATATATTCTTAATGTATGTATTATTATAGAAAATTAGAAAAAACACTTGCTAAATTCCTTAATATTTTTCCTGCAGTTGCAGTGTGTGGTCCCCGCCAATCTGGAAAATCCACCATGTTACAGCACCAATTTGGCAAACAATATCGATATGTCACTTTTGACGACCCTTTTATGCGTGAGCGTTTTACTGAAGACCCAAGAGGGTTTATGAATGAATTTAACAACCGTGTAATTTTTGATGAAG from Spirochaetota bacterium encodes:
- a CDS encoding phosphomannose isomerase type II C-terminal cupin domain, which produces MDDRAIYSDHRPWGFYEVLSDTETHKVKRITVYPKKRLSLQRHKKRKEHWFFVSGQGVVTLDKHEIDVAPGVSVDIDYNMLHRVENTGTQNLVYIEVQLGEYFGEDDIERIEDDYGRAQR
- a CDS encoding ATP-binding cassette domain-containing protein codes for the protein MISVRNLVKHYGDVKAVDGISFTIRKGEITGLLGPNGAGKTTTLRILTGYLQPTSGMVSVDEFLVNENPIEIKKRIGYLPESAPLYPDMMVYDFLHFMAEIRQIYDKEKIKDVAIQCGITEVIHKNINELSKGYKQRVGLAQAILHDPDILILDEPTNGLDPNQIVEIRDLIKDLGKEKTVILSTHILQEVEATCNRVIIIDKGAIVADDSTTELKSARGKDIRINCVIGGTTFEVIQNALKNISGVKNVQHVRDEGQLCHVQILTGADVDLRPAVFNCIKDSGWTLYEMNREYRSLEHVFRELTVGM
- the serC gene encoding 3-phosphoserine/phosphohydroxythreonine transaminase, which gives rise to MARIYNFSSGPSMLPLPALEEASRELVDYKNTGMSLIEMSHRGKIYDEVHNEAIVLIKEILQVPDDYYILFIQGGATFQFGMIPIAFLGPGKIADFVVTGTWARKAIEDAKLIGNPRVIWDGASEKYRRIPDQSELEYTPGAEYVHICSNETIDGIQWQQMPGTGNIPLIVDMSSDIMSRPVEWDKVSMLFAGTQKNLAPAGMALVIMKKELVEKARKDVPAYLRYDLHAKENSLYNTPPTFTVWMTTLTLRWTKSIGGLSVIEKRRDEKAAMLYNAIDSSNGYYNCPVDKHSRSKMNIVWRMQNEQLEDKFVKEAEKEGLSGLKGHRSVGGLRASLYNAMPVEGVKALVDFMNHFMQRNG
- the rsmI gene encoding 16S rRNA (cytidine(1402)-2'-O)-methyltransferase, whose protein sequence is MSGKLYIVATPIGNMEDITLRALRILKDETDIVYCEDTRQTAKLLANYDIHVPTRSLHTHSSKARLQSIIVELESGKTIAYLTDSGTPGVSDPGGQLVALARKHNIPVIPIPGASAVTAIISVCGFPATQFYFAGFLSKKEGRRKSQLQELSHLDAIIVLYESPYRIIKLLHAIAEVMPQAKIFIGREMTKHFEEFIYCKAGDVDSIAKTLTQKGEFVVAVYNHGEKTN